Genomic segment of Cucurbita pepo subsp. pepo cultivar mu-cu-16 unplaced genomic scaffold, ASM280686v2 Cp4.1_scaffold000915, whole genome shotgun sequence:
CTTGTTAGAACAGTTAGTGGTGAGATTTTAATCTAATGCTGGCTTATTGCTGTGAAGTGTGTTGATATTTCTGTCTAATCCGTTTCATTCTAACAGAGAGACACAGGTCGTCGCACAGCTACTCTTCTCGGCGTTCTCCTAGCTACTCTCCATATAGAAGCTCGAGTTGCTCATCTCATTATTCATCTGATCGTAGCAGGAGTAGATCCTATTCTGTTGACCGACGCCAAAGATCGTTCTCCCCTTATAGCCGTCGAAGATATGATTCTCCGGACTATAGGCATCATAGGTCATATTCTCGATCCCGCACACCGTATAGGTTACCTACCAGGAGACGCGACAGGTCTTACTCACCTTATGACTGTTATTCGCCTGAACCTTACTATAGAAGGCACAGGCATTGGTCCCGGTCATATTCTCGATCCTGCTCACCGCATAGGACACCTACCAGGAGATGTGACAGGTCTTACTCACCTTATGATTGTTATTCCCCTGAACCTTACTATAGAAGGCACAGGCATCGGTCCCCTGAACCCTACTACAGAAGGCGCATGCATCGATCCCCTGAACCCTACTACAGAAGGCACAAGTATCGGTCAGTTTCTAGGAGCCTTTCACCGAGGAGGAGAACCTTAAGGAGCTACTCTCGCAGCCCCTCCCAGGAATCGAGGAGTAGTTATTCACATAGCATTTCCTCTGAACGAAGCAGTAGATCAGGGAGCTATTCACGCAGTGTTTCTCCTGAATCAAGGGGCTCAAGGAGTCGCTCTTGCAGCCATACCCCGAGACGACATTATGAGAGTCCACGTAAGAGAGGGCGTTCTGGTGGGAGTCAATCGAGAAGTCAAAGTGTGGTTTCAAGGTCTGTTAGTCCTGTTAGTCCTGCTTGATTGACTGATCTAAGGACATCCTCATATAGCCAAGATATGTTGGAATTGTTAATGGGAAGTGTCTTCTGCAGCTCAGTCACTAACTATTTTCTGTACCTGGCCATCAACAGCTTCATGGCCATGATTTACAACTATTAAGTGCCTGCCCGTGGACTTAATAGTGTCTGCGGGtggaatatcatatatttaaattgtgaTTTGGGACTTTTGCTATTAATAGTTTGCTACCATTTTCTgctaatattttgatttatttagcATGTATTTCCTATTCTGTCGGGCTTTGGTAGCTTCTGATATCACAGGAGACTGATCATCTCTCGTTAATAAGATGAGCAGAATTAGTTTAGTTGGGTGAATTGATGGTCTCCGTAGTTATGATGttccaattttcaaaaaatttacagTTCGGTTGAGCTCTTGGTTTCTCCATTCTCTTCAAATGATTGGATAATTTTGATCCGGTCGAAATCTGTGGTGGGGTCAGTTTCTAAGATCAAAGCCAGTTTGAAAATTCTATGCTATTTTACTAAGGTGTAACATATTTCCACACAACTCCTCTAAATAAAGCACTTGTATGGTATGGTATAATTTGATCTCCACTTGATTTTGGCTGGTTGATGACTACAAAAATTGTAAGATTGTTCGTTAAGAAAAGATCGAGCTATACATTGTAAGATTGGTCTGATTTTTCACCCACACTCAAAACTGCAGCCACTACTAATCAGTTTCTTCTTCGAAATTTACCCTCTTGCCCGTAGAAAACATGATGTAGAAAAGCGCAGCCATGAAATAGAGAGCAGAGGTTAGCAATAGAAATCCTTGGAAAGAGCCCACAAGCTCCACGAAGAAACCAACCCCAACTGTTCCCACAATAGCAGCAAGTGTCCCAGCAGTGTTGGAAATGCCTGTAATACAAGAATTTGGTGTCAATTTATCTACgaaggagaatgaaatggGCTgagttaaaattttgattcaagCTGGTATGATGCCATTATGTTCGACTTCTTTTTCACTATGCAGTCGTGGGTTGTAGAAGTTAGGttacaaaaaataacataCCGTGAAGCACACCAGAGTATTGCGGAGCAATTTCCTGTCAAAGATATGGAGGAAAAGTTCAGAAGTGCAAGAATTGAAGGTTAACTAGATATCTCACAGATTTGATATTCCACCTGAAGGTTCACAAGGAAACCTGAGTGGCTGAAAGATTTCAGTCCAACTGCCAAAGTTAGCCACGCGGATGCAATTGATGCACTTCTGGCTGAAGTGAGGCCGATCAGGGCAACCCCAGGGCCGATAAAGCCTATCGACTGGCGtacgaacaaaaaaagaagagaaaaaagggCATGAATAGCTGAAATTACAAGAGGTAATTGAGGACAAATACAGATGTGGAGGGCaaatagaagagaaagaaCGTAGTAGTTTTCAGTTTCTAGGTATTTTTCTCGGTGAATCGCAACTGTATACAACAAGTAACTTCTTTCAATagtcaattaaaataaatcccATCATCCAATATCCCAAAACATGACCAATATCTGTTTGCTTCAACTCTTTTGCTAATCCTAGAGATTTGTCGATTTCAAGGGGAACGAAATCGATTAAATCCTAGTTTATATATGTGACAAATCTAAGAGTCCTGTCTTGCATAAAGAAAATCCAATTTATGGAGAAAAAGATCACAAAGAGTAGCAGTAATCAGCGACAAGATGACATGATATTGCAAAAGAATGAGTAGCTATTACAATGCACCTATGACACTACTAAGAGCTAAGTATATCCTAAATGACTAACAATTCAAAAGTACATAAACAATGTAAGACTTATTGTTTCTTAGGAAGCCAGAGCAAAGTGCTGCTTGTACATGATCCCAATCCTCggttaaatatttcatttctactgattttttttttctttttttctgaaaaCAAACGGATTTCCTAGAATTCAATGAAAGCTGGTTgtaaagaaaagtaaaaaatgttCACCTGCATAATTTTTCGAGTCAAGGTGATAGATGTACCACTTCGTATTAACCCATCTGACCACAATCCACCAAAATATCCCATCAGTGCCATCACGCTCCACGGTACAGCACTAAACCATGCTGCTTGTCTGAGGTCAACATGATACACCTGTAGTGGAAAAACACCGTCCGGTCATAAATTTCACAGAGAATTTATAATGTAGAACTTATAAACAAGTTGGCTACGAGTTCCTCACTGAGTTGAAGTAGATAGGCATCCATGAAAGAATCACGAAGAATCCCTGTAGGAAAAGAAATGCCATTAAAGTAAATGTAGTACATAAGTTTCTTCTCCCACTTCCTAAATACTCCATTCGCAAAATACAGTGAAAACTGAAATTATATGAAGATCATAAAGTGTATGGAGGCGGCATGAGTGTCTGTCATatgatagagagagagagagagaaaaaaatagaaaaagacaTCTTTAGAACTCGTAAGATAGAACAAGTCCTTGTTCCAAGTAAGGTTGTAAAAAAGAGGCATCAATTAACCTAAGatgtgttgaggattgttgggagagagtcccacattggctaattaagggaaagatcacgagtttataaggaatacatctccactGGTATGAGGCcctttggggaaaccaaaagcaaaacatgagagcttaccctcaaagtggataatatcataccattgtggagatccgtaattcctaacatggtatcagagtcatgcccttaactaaatcatgtcaataaaatcctcaattgtcgaacaaagaagttgggaCTCTCataagtgtagtcaaaagtgactcaagtgtcgaacaaagggtgtacttcgTTCGAGGGTTCCAGAAAAAGGAggcgagcctcaattaaggggagactgttcgaggcctccataggcctcagggaaGGCTTtgtggtgtactttgttcgaggggaggattgttgggagagagtcccacattggctaattaagagaatgatcatagatttataagtaagaaatacatctccactGGTATGAGGCcctttggggaagctcaaagcaaagtcatgagagttcatgctcaaagtggacaatatcataccattgtggagagttgtgattcccAACAAGATGGATTTATCCATAAGGCTGTAAAAAAGAGGCATCTATTGAACTGAACTAAGATGGATTTGTCCATCTCTTTGTCATGTA
This window contains:
- the LOC111786008 gene encoding serine/arginine-rich splicing factor SR45a-like — protein: MSYSRRSRYSRSPSYKRSVSRSLSRSRSRSRSPSSDVENPGNNLYVTGLSPRVTKRELEKHFSAEGTVLDVHLVADPWTRESRGFGFITMSSNDEAERCIKYLNRSVLEGRIITVEKARRRRGRTPTPGKYLGLVRTVSERHRSSHSYSSRRSPSYSPYRSSSCSSHYSSDRSRSRSYSVDRRQRSFSPYSRRRYDSPDYRHHRSYSRSRTPYRLPTRRRDRSYSPYDCYSPEPYYRRHRHWSRSYSRSCSPHRTPTRRCDRSYSPYDCYSPEPYYRRHRHRSPEPYYRRRMHRSPEPYYRRHKYRSVSRSLSPRRRTLRSYSRSPSQESRSSYSHSISSERSSRSGSYSRSVSPESRGSRSRSCSHTPRRHYESPRKRGRSGGSQSRSQSVVSRSVSPVSPA